A single region of the Kocuria flava genome encodes:
- a CDS encoding STAS/SEC14 domain-containing protein gives MLETTVQAGTNIVTLEAHGGITAGQMQHMRAVLDEVLRDHERVRMVAVRGEIDFGDISPKALWLDLKSAGYVTKLERLAVVTDVDWEAKVSEWTSELLHVPTRRFRLDERAAAQAWISQP, from the coding sequence ATGCTGGAGACCACGGTGCAGGCCGGCACCAATATCGTCACGCTCGAGGCTCACGGCGGGATCACCGCCGGGCAGATGCAGCACATGCGCGCGGTCCTCGACGAGGTGCTCCGCGATCACGAGCGTGTGCGGATGGTCGCGGTGCGCGGTGAGATCGATTTCGGCGACATCTCCCCGAAGGCGCTGTGGCTGGATCTGAAGTCCGCCGGCTACGTGACGAAGCTCGAGCGCCTGGCGGTGGTCACCGACGTGGATTGGGAGGCGAAGGTCTCCGAGTGGACCTCCGAGCTCCTGCACGTGCCCACCCGCCGGTTCCGCCTCGACGAACGCGCCGCGGCCCAGGCTTGGATCAGCCAGCCCTGA
- a CDS encoding MarR family winged helix-turn-helix transcriptional regulator has product MTTTPRSSSGYWYAADGAHPGPVEVLEALRAYRGAEQDLRRRTRESMGMGEKDVLALRYLMEADRAGEPMTPRALAGKLGISSASTTALLDRLARSGHIARRPHPTDRRSLVIVATEASHGEVRATLGSMHERMHAAAARLTPEQAATVIAFLQEMTAAVHPHETHPHEEDSTAPHSPSHHSHDPSAAPPRTHSAAM; this is encoded by the coding sequence ATGACGACGACGCCGCGTTCCTCTTCTGGCTACTGGTACGCCGCCGACGGCGCCCACCCGGGCCCGGTGGAGGTGCTCGAGGCCCTGCGCGCCTACCGCGGGGCGGAACAGGACCTGCGCCGGCGCACCCGGGAGTCCATGGGCATGGGTGAGAAGGACGTGCTGGCCTTGCGCTACCTCATGGAAGCCGACCGGGCCGGGGAGCCCATGACCCCGCGTGCCCTGGCGGGCAAGCTGGGGATCTCCTCGGCCTCGACCACTGCGCTGCTGGACCGCCTGGCGCGCAGCGGCCACATCGCCCGCCGCCCGCACCCCACCGACCGACGCTCCCTGGTCATCGTCGCCACCGAGGCCTCCCACGGTGAAGTGCGCGCCACCCTGGGTTCGATGCACGAGCGGATGCACGCCGCCGCCGCCCGGCTGACCCCCGAGCAGGCCGCCACCGTCATCGCCTTCCTGCAGGAGATGACGGCAGCCGTCCACCCGCACGAAACCCACCCCCACGAGGAGGACAGCACAGCACCGCACTCCCCCAGCCACCACAGCCACGACCCCTCCGCGGCGCCGCCCCGGACACACTCGGCCGCCATGTGA
- a CDS encoding DUF4193 domain-containing protein, producing the protein MATDYDTPRTRPEDEPANESLEAIRSRAATTTQAPAIDLEDADTAEGIDLPGADLSHEELTVAVVPQQADEFTCASCFLVHHRSQLAREKNGLKYCTDCEG; encoded by the coding sequence ATGGCCACCGATTACGACACCCCGCGCACCCGTCCTGAGGACGAGCCGGCCAACGAGTCCCTGGAAGCGATCCGCTCCCGGGCCGCCACGACCACGCAGGCCCCGGCGATCGACCTCGAGGACGCCGACACCGCCGAGGGCATCGACCTGCCCGGCGCCGACCTCTCCCACGAGGAGCTCACGGTGGCCGTGGTACCGCAGCAGGCCGACGAGTTCACCTGCGCCTCCTGTTTCCTGGTCCACCACCGCTCCCAGCTCGCCCGGGAGAAGAACGGGCTGAAGTACTGCACAGACTGCGAAGGCTGA
- a CDS encoding ABC transporter permease, which produces MGGHNLKTVFVFELTRTLRKRGFWVATLAVPVVIGLIFALSFVSGSSISDSEDAQADAEISFAYTDASGLIPAEAAQAFGGREAADPEAAVDAVRSGELDAYFAYPANPAEEPVEVSGADRGLFDNGAYEAVAEALLRTSAQAAIGDPGLAAAAAGEVAVEATIYRDGDVTGGFTETIGPLALLVVFFLVIVMLSNQMLNSTLEEKENRVTEMILTTVNPTTLVVGKILAVFAVGAVQILVSLAPAVAGYVFFRDRLAIPDLDLSDLRLDPWAMVVGVLLLVGGFVLFTGVLVAIGAIMPTAKDAGVIFGPLIFSMFIPFYAISLIISDPGALIVGVFTYFPLTAPVTAMLRNAFGTLEPVTAGIVIAELFVLGIVVLRVAVQLFRYGSIAYTDKLNPKAVLARKKAAGRS; this is translated from the coding sequence ATGGGCGGCCACAACCTCAAGACCGTTTTCGTCTTCGAGCTGACCCGTACGCTGCGCAAGCGCGGGTTCTGGGTGGCGACCCTGGCGGTGCCGGTGGTCATCGGGCTGATTTTCGCCCTGTCCTTTGTCTCCGGGAGCTCGATCAGTGACTCCGAGGACGCCCAGGCCGACGCCGAGATCTCCTTCGCCTACACGGATGCCTCCGGGCTCATCCCGGCCGAGGCCGCTCAAGCCTTCGGTGGGCGCGAGGCCGCCGATCCGGAGGCCGCGGTGGACGCGGTGCGGTCCGGGGAATTGGACGCCTACTTCGCCTACCCGGCCAACCCTGCTGAGGAGCCGGTCGAGGTCTCCGGGGCCGACCGGGGCCTGTTCGACAACGGGGCCTATGAGGCGGTGGCCGAAGCGCTGCTGAGAACCTCCGCCCAGGCCGCCATCGGCGACCCGGGCCTGGCTGCCGCGGCGGCCGGGGAGGTGGCGGTGGAGGCCACGATCTACCGCGACGGGGACGTCACCGGGGGGTTTACCGAGACAATCGGGCCGCTGGCGTTGCTGGTGGTGTTCTTCCTGGTGATCGTGATGCTCTCCAACCAGATGCTCAACTCCACCCTGGAGGAGAAGGAGAACCGGGTCACCGAAATGATCCTGACCACGGTCAATCCCACCACCTTGGTGGTGGGCAAGATCCTGGCGGTCTTCGCGGTCGGGGCGGTGCAGATCCTGGTCTCGTTGGCCCCGGCGGTGGCCGGTTACGTGTTCTTCCGCGACCGGTTGGCCATCCCCGACCTCGACCTGTCTGACCTGCGCCTGGACCCGTGGGCGATGGTGGTGGGGGTGCTGCTGTTGGTCGGTGGGTTCGTGCTGTTCACCGGGGTGTTGGTGGCGATCGGGGCGATCATGCCCACCGCCAAGGACGCCGGGGTGATCTTCGGGCCGCTGATCTTCTCGATGTTCATTCCCTTCTACGCCATCAGCCTCATCATCTCCGACCCGGGTGCGTTGATCGTCGGGGTATTCACCTACTTCCCGCTGACCGCCCCGGTGACTGCGATGCTGCGCAACGCCTTCGGCACCCTCGAACCGGTCACGGCCGGGATCGTGATCGCCGAACTGTTCGTGCTCGGGATTGTGGTGCTGCGGGTGGCGGTGCAGCTGTTCCGCTACGGCTCGATCGCCTACACCGACAAGCTCAACCCCAAGGCGGTGCTGGCTCGGAAGAAGGCCGCCGGCCGGTCATAG
- a CDS encoding ABC transporter ATP-binding protein: MGEPIVHIEGFQMVFGDTTVVEDLSFDVAAGETFGFLGSNGSGKTTTLRALLGIYQPTAGVLHINGRPFSPADGARLGYLPEERGLYKKEPVVDTMVYFGQLKGLDKTAARAWSLEYLERVGLTDKASTRLDKLSGGQQQKVQLGVTIMNTPELLILDEPTKGFDPVNRRLLMDIIEDQQKAGATVVMVTHQMEEVERLCDRVILLKDGKRHAYGTVREVQEQFGGTVYRVHHTGVVPDSHHYTVVATEPAGQGQVTDLAPADGAGETVVLAELVGAGVPVSGFATVRTSLEEIFIRVYGTDSLQEAEAAAGVGA, translated from the coding sequence ATGGGTGAACCGATCGTCCATATCGAGGGGTTCCAGATGGTCTTCGGGGACACCACGGTGGTCGAGGACCTGTCCTTCGACGTGGCCGCGGGGGAGACCTTCGGGTTCCTGGGCTCCAACGGGTCGGGCAAGACCACCACCCTGCGGGCGTTGCTGGGGATCTATCAGCCCACCGCCGGGGTCCTGCACATCAACGGGAGGCCCTTCAGCCCGGCTGACGGTGCCCGGTTGGGGTATCTGCCCGAGGAGCGGGGGTTGTACAAGAAGGAACCGGTGGTCGACACCATGGTCTACTTCGGCCAGCTCAAAGGCCTGGACAAGACCGCAGCGAGGGCCTGGTCCCTGGAGTATCTGGAGCGAGTCGGGTTGACCGACAAAGCCAGTACCCGCCTGGACAAGCTCTCCGGTGGGCAGCAGCAGAAGGTGCAGCTGGGGGTGACGATCATGAACACCCCGGAGTTGTTGATCCTGGATGAGCCCACGAAGGGCTTCGATCCGGTCAACCGGCGGCTGTTGATGGACATCATCGAGGACCAGCAGAAGGCCGGGGCGACGGTGGTGATGGTGACTCACCAGATGGAGGAGGTCGAGCGGCTCTGTGACCGGGTGATCTTGCTCAAGGACGGGAAACGCCACGCCTACGGCACGGTCCGGGAGGTCCAGGAGCAGTTCGGCGGCACCGTCTACCGGGTCCACCACACCGGTGTCGTACCAGACTCACACCACTACACGGTGGTCGCCACCGAGCCGGCGGGACAGGGGCAGGTCACCGACCTGGCCCCCGCGGACGGGGCGGGGGAGACGGTGGTGCTGGCCGAGCTGGTCGGGGCCGGGGTGCCGGTGTCCGGGTTCGCCACGGTGCGGACCTCCCTGGAGGAGATCTTCATCCGCGTCTACGGCACCGACAGCCTCCAAGAAGCTGAGGCGGCAGCGGGGGTGGGTGCCTGA
- a CDS encoding IS256 family transposase: protein MTAPSSIDPAQFLHEHLAQASPDLLREMLTTFVNTLLSAEADTVCGAAYGASSPKRVNSRNGYRHRDFDTRTGTIDVAIPKLRTGTYFPEWLLERRRRAESALTSVVATCYLLGVSTRRMDKLVQSLGITGLSRSQVSTMATDLDEHVESFRTRPLDAGPYTFVAADALTMKVREGGRVVKVAVMVATGVNADGHREILGVQSATAESGAGWLGFFRDLVARGLAGVRLVTSDAHAGLVEAIGATLPGASWQRCRTHYAANLMATTPKASWPAVKAMLHSVYDQPDDASVQAQFDKLLEMVEPQLPAVHAHLDEARADILAFTTFPKGLWRQIWSNNPNERLNREIRRRTDVVGIFPDRTSLIRLVGAVLAEQHDEWAEGRRYLGLDVLAKSRLTLVNTADTDQEDTTALGALSA from the coding sequence ATGACCGCTCCTTCCAGTATCGACCCTGCCCAGTTCCTGCACGAGCACCTCGCCCAGGCCTCTCCGGACCTGCTGCGCGAGATGCTCACGACCTTCGTGAACACCTTGCTCTCGGCCGAGGCCGACACGGTGTGCGGGGCCGCCTACGGGGCGTCCTCGCCAAAGAGGGTGAACTCCCGCAACGGCTACCGCCACCGTGACTTTGACACCCGCACCGGGACCATCGACGTGGCGATCCCCAAGCTGCGGACCGGCACCTACTTCCCGGAGTGGCTCCTGGAACGGCGCCGCCGGGCCGAGTCCGCCCTGACTTCCGTGGTGGCCACCTGCTACCTGCTCGGCGTCTCGACCCGTCGGATGGACAAGCTCGTGCAGTCGTTGGGCATCACCGGGCTGTCTCGCTCCCAGGTCTCGACCATGGCCACCGACCTCGACGAGCACGTGGAGTCCTTCCGCACCCGCCCGCTCGATGCCGGCCCCTACACGTTCGTGGCCGCTGACGCACTGACGATGAAGGTCCGCGAGGGCGGGCGGGTGGTGAAGGTCGCGGTCATGGTCGCCACCGGCGTCAACGCCGACGGGCACCGGGAGATCCTCGGGGTGCAGAGCGCCACGGCCGAGTCCGGCGCCGGGTGGCTGGGGTTCTTCCGGGATCTGGTGGCCCGCGGACTGGCCGGGGTGCGACTGGTGACTTCTGACGCCCACGCCGGGCTGGTGGAGGCCATCGGGGCGACCCTGCCCGGGGCGTCCTGGCAGCGGTGCCGCACCCACTACGCGGCCAACCTCATGGCGACCACCCCGAAGGCCTCCTGGCCGGCGGTGAAGGCGATGCTGCACTCGGTCTACGACCAGCCCGACGACGCCTCGGTGCAGGCGCAGTTCGACAAGCTCCTGGAGATGGTCGAGCCCCAGCTGCCGGCCGTGCACGCCCACTTGGACGAGGCCAGGGCCGACATCCTGGCCTTCACCACCTTCCCGAAGGGGCTGTGGCGCCAGATCTGGTCCAACAACCCCAACGAGCGGCTCAACCGCGAGATCCGCCGGCGCACCGACGTGGTCGGGATCTTCCCGGACCGGACCTCCCTGATCCGTCTGGTCGGGGCGGTGCTGGCCGAGCAACACGACGAGTGGGCCGAAGGCCGCCGCTATCTGGGCCTGGACGTGCTGGCCAAGTCCCGACTGACCCTCGTCAATACCGCCGACACCGATCAGGAGGACACCACCGCCCTCGGCGCCCTCAGCGCCTGA
- a CDS encoding GAF and ANTAR domain-containing protein: MTDSTTTTTGASPFPSYPSVSPSVQLHEVLAASRDLQEFLEEFTQIMAAHLSSSGVEVWCAVTLLRDGTAGTVASSNARAVVLDEIQYGFDKGPCMSAARQQLLIHAPDFATDDRWGAYTEAAMAQGVHSAVAAPFDLPGPDQAALNVYAGVAHAFDETAIATITQEVAATSTALRLALRLAHYQDTEADLRAAMDSRTAIDVAVGIVMAQHYCTQEEAFALLAAAASTRHTKVREIATQLVETTGGQAPTTHFNTSRASTRTQP; the protein is encoded by the coding sequence TTGACCGATTCCACGACCACGACGACGGGGGCCTCACCGTTTCCGTCCTATCCCTCCGTCTCCCCCTCGGTGCAGCTGCACGAGGTGCTGGCCGCTAGCCGGGACCTGCAGGAGTTCCTGGAGGAGTTCACCCAGATCATGGCCGCCCACCTGAGCTCCAGTGGGGTCGAGGTCTGGTGCGCCGTGACCCTGCTGCGCGATGGTACGGCCGGCACGGTGGCCAGCAGCAACGCCCGGGCCGTGGTGCTCGATGAGATCCAGTACGGCTTCGACAAGGGCCCCTGCATGAGTGCTGCCCGCCAGCAGCTGCTCATCCACGCCCCGGACTTCGCCACCGACGACCGGTGGGGCGCCTACACCGAGGCCGCCATGGCCCAGGGGGTGCACTCGGCCGTGGCCGCGCCCTTCGATCTGCCCGGACCGGACCAGGCGGCGCTGAACGTCTACGCCGGGGTGGCCCATGCCTTCGACGAGACCGCGATCGCGACCATCACCCAGGAGGTCGCCGCGACTTCCACGGCCCTGCGCCTGGCTCTGCGCCTGGCCCACTACCAGGACACCGAAGCCGACCTGCGCGCGGCCATGGACTCGCGCACCGCCATCGATGTGGCCGTGGGCATCGTCATGGCCCAGCACTACTGCACGCAGGAGGAGGCCTTCGCCCTGCTGGCCGCCGCAGCCAGTACGCGCCACACCAAGGTCCGGGAGATCGCCACCCAGCTGGTGGAAACCACCGGTGGACAGGCCCCGACCACGCACTTCAACACCTCCCGAGCCTCAACCAGGACCCAGCCCTGA
- a CDS encoding sensor histidine kinase — translation MHELSPRARVVISQLPQTLATVVLLIAVGLFRPGLLADARVLWGGGLTVALLLACVLVPWEALGPKASLVIPVLDFLPVGLLFEGMFPHVLGIPFLVTLPMLWLVASGQLGRLGAPIGALLTLAMLWAPVLLGPEPVSVAALSESVLIPVMVLAIGAMAQVLVDSAGAKDARLRQLLAEAARRERLLHTVLESVDVWVLALDETGRPVLANNDQLAAYAHRRHGHQQAPLDLYDRAGERVPAAEAPIARAVAGESFSGELLRVGEPAAQRILSATARVLHDDQGQPEGSVLSFSDVTELVEALEAKDEFVAGISHELRTPLTSIRGYTELLSLDEQLSEPAQAGLAVIERNAEQLLHLVEDLLSTHRGPARRHSGPVDLLPVLEQALEAARPGAERAEVALTMWAHPSLVVLGDPVGLRQVLDNLISNAVKYSPPHRPVFVIATTETTTAQVQVIDHGYGMSPHEVARVFEKYYRSPTARMSTTPGLGIGLALSKAIVEDHGGTLTCHSTAGEGTIFTLTLPTA, via the coding sequence GTGCATGAGCTTTCCCCGCGGGCGCGGGTGGTGATCAGTCAGCTGCCCCAGACTCTCGCCACGGTGGTGCTGCTGATCGCCGTGGGGCTCTTCCGCCCCGGGTTGCTGGCCGATGCCCGGGTGCTGTGGGGCGGGGGCCTCACCGTGGCGCTGCTGCTGGCCTGTGTGCTGGTGCCCTGGGAAGCCCTGGGACCGAAGGCGTCGTTGGTGATTCCGGTGCTGGATTTTCTGCCAGTGGGATTGCTGTTCGAGGGGATGTTCCCCCATGTGCTGGGCATTCCGTTCCTGGTCACCCTGCCGATGCTGTGGCTGGTGGCCTCCGGTCAGCTGGGGCGACTGGGGGCTCCGATCGGGGCGCTGCTGACCCTGGCCATGCTCTGGGCCCCGGTGCTGCTGGGGCCGGAGCCGGTGAGTGTGGCGGCCTTGAGCGAGTCGGTGCTGATCCCGGTGATGGTTCTGGCCATCGGGGCGATGGCCCAGGTGCTGGTGGACAGCGCCGGGGCCAAGGACGCCCGGCTGCGCCAGCTGCTGGCCGAAGCCGCCCGCCGGGAACGACTGCTGCACACCGTGCTGGAGTCGGTGGACGTGTGGGTCCTGGCCCTGGACGAGACCGGCCGCCCGGTACTGGCCAACAACGACCAGCTCGCCGCCTACGCCCATCGCCGCCACGGCCACCAGCAGGCACCCCTGGACCTCTACGACAGGGCAGGGGAGCGGGTGCCGGCTGCGGAGGCCCCGATCGCCCGGGCGGTGGCCGGGGAGTCCTTCTCCGGGGAGCTGCTGCGGGTCGGTGAGCCTGCGGCCCAGCGCATTCTGTCCGCCACGGCCCGGGTGCTCCACGATGACCAGGGTCAGCCCGAGGGCTCCGTCTTGTCCTTCAGCGATGTCACCGAGCTGGTCGAGGCCCTGGAGGCCAAGGACGAGTTCGTGGCCGGGATCTCTCACGAGTTACGCACCCCGTTGACCTCCATCCGCGGCTATACCGAGCTGCTGAGCCTGGACGAGCAGCTGTCAGAGCCTGCCCAGGCCGGGTTGGCGGTGATCGAGCGCAACGCCGAGCAGCTGCTGCACCTGGTCGAGGACCTGCTCAGCACCCACCGTGGCCCCGCCCGCCGGCACTCGGGCCCGGTCGATCTCCTGCCCGTGCTCGAACAAGCCCTCGAGGCCGCCCGCCCCGGCGCCGAGCGGGCGGAGGTGGCCCTCACGATGTGGGCCCACCCGTCCCTGGTGGTCCTCGGCGACCCGGTAGGCCTGCGTCAGGTCCTGGACAACCTGATCTCCAACGCGGTGAAGTACTCCCCACCCCACCGACCCGTGTTCGTCATCGCCACCACCGAGACCACCACGGCCCAGGTGCAGGTCATCGACCACGGCTACGGGATGAGCCCACACGAGGTCGCCAGGGTTTTCGAGAAGTACTACCGCAGCCCCACCGCCCGCATGAGCACCACCCCCGGGTTGGGCATCGGCCTGGCTTTGAGCAAAGCCATCGTCGAAGACCACGGCGGCACCTTGACCTGCCACAGTACAGCCGGGGAAGGCACGATCTTCACCCTCACCCTGCCCACCGCGTGA
- a CDS encoding ABC transporter permease, translating to MDIAATAISSTWRTRLRTGLTVLAVFIGAFALTLTSGMGSGVTRYIDETVAAFGDEKSLYVQKSQPLLELSSGSGPRPYNPQATPIATGFGVSFEGLTAEDITVIEDIEGVAEVKPVYNVAPTYLAAAGAKFQLTLGIPVDSEGLQLVAGAIAAEGHDELAIPDSWVGELGFDSAQEAVGEVVEVVMTNAADQPRAFPATISGVTEASLAGVAMNPIPSSSFNERLYDYQVSGTPAPVAASYIMARAVLEDLDQAPPVQEALEEAGMVGSTVEDQLGMFRAVINAVVWILNVCAVIALLAGSLGIVNTLLMSVQERTREIGLMKALGMSGGKVFTLFSLEAVFIGLLGAVIGAGAAVGAGTYLSRSLADGLLAGLPGLVLFTFQTTTVALIIASVIVIAFLAGTLPAARAAHKDPITALRHE from the coding sequence GTGGATATCGCCGCGACGGCGATCAGTAGCACCTGGCGCACGAGGCTGCGCACCGGATTGACCGTGCTGGCGGTGTTCATCGGGGCTTTCGCCCTGACGTTGACCTCGGGAATGGGCTCGGGGGTCACGCGCTACATCGATGAGACCGTGGCCGCGTTCGGGGACGAGAAGTCGTTGTACGTGCAGAAGTCTCAGCCGCTGCTGGAGCTGTCCTCCGGGTCCGGGCCGCGCCCCTACAATCCGCAGGCCACCCCGATCGCTACCGGCTTCGGGGTCTCCTTCGAAGGACTCACCGCCGAGGACATCACCGTCATCGAGGACATCGAGGGGGTGGCCGAGGTCAAACCGGTCTACAACGTCGCCCCCACCTACCTGGCCGCCGCCGGGGCGAAGTTCCAGCTCACCTTGGGGATCCCCGTCGACAGTGAGGGGCTGCAACTGGTCGCCGGCGCTATCGCCGCCGAAGGCCACGACGAGCTGGCGATCCCCGACAGCTGGGTGGGTGAGCTCGGGTTTGACTCCGCCCAAGAGGCGGTCGGAGAAGTGGTGGAGGTGGTGATGACCAACGCCGCCGATCAGCCCCGGGCCTTTCCCGCCACGATCTCCGGAGTGACCGAGGCCAGCCTGGCCGGGGTGGCGATGAACCCGATCCCCTCGAGCAGCTTCAACGAACGCCTCTACGACTACCAGGTCAGCGGCACCCCGGCCCCGGTGGCCGCCAGCTACATCATGGCCCGCGCCGTGCTCGAAGACCTCGACCAGGCCCCACCCGTCCAGGAAGCTCTGGAAGAGGCCGGGATGGTCGGATCCACCGTCGAGGACCAGCTGGGGATGTTCCGGGCGGTGATCAACGCGGTGGTGTGGATCCTCAACGTGTGCGCGGTTATCGCGCTGCTGGCCGGCAGCCTGGGCATCGTCAACACGCTGCTGATGAGCGTCCAAGAACGCACCCGCGAGATCGGGCTGATGAAAGCCCTGGGCATGAGCGGCGGGAAAGTCTTCACCCTCTTCTCCCTGGAAGCGGTGTTCATCGGCCTTCTGGGTGCGGTGATCGGGGCCGGGGCGGCGGTGGGGGCCGGGACCTACCTCAGCCGCAGCTTGGCCGACGGGCTGCTGGCCGGACTGCCCGGGCTGGTGCTGTTCACCTTCCAGACGACCACCGTGGCCTTGATCATCGCCTCGGTCATCGTCATCGCCTTCCTCGCCGGCACCCTGCCCGCCGCCCGCGCCGCGCACAAAGACCCCATCACTGCCCTACGCCACGAATAA
- a CDS encoding ABC transporter ATP-binding protein, with the protein MEPAVLEARQVVKAYGRGPGQVRALEGVSLEIGSGESVAIVGRSGSGKSTLMHLLALLDTPTCGQVAFLGRPVSLLGVGELNRIRNESFGFVFQQFFLTAHQSVLENVVLPLRIAGVGRGERRRRGMAMLERLELAEKAGCAAVELSGGQKQRVAIARALINDPQVVFADEPTGNLDSATGAVVEDLLFALHREQGTTLVVVTHDEELAGRCDRQVRLRDGRVLPTGADPIPEQPPVPDLGHQSTPGARQRCGSAPVIEDTAAAALEGLR; encoded by the coding sequence ATGGAACCGGCGGTACTGGAGGCCAGGCAGGTGGTGAAGGCCTACGGGCGTGGGCCGGGTCAGGTGCGGGCGCTGGAGGGGGTGAGCCTTGAGATCGGGTCGGGGGAGTCGGTGGCGATCGTGGGTAGGTCCGGGTCGGGCAAGTCCACGTTGATGCACTTGCTGGCGCTGCTGGACACCCCCACCTGCGGGCAGGTGGCGTTCTTGGGGCGGCCGGTGAGCTTACTGGGGGTCGGGGAGCTGAATCGGATCCGCAATGAGAGTTTCGGGTTCGTGTTCCAGCAGTTCTTCCTCACCGCCCATCAGTCCGTGTTGGAGAACGTGGTGCTGCCGCTGCGCATCGCCGGGGTCGGGCGCGGTGAGCGGCGGCGGCGGGGGATGGCGATGCTGGAGCGGTTGGAGCTGGCCGAGAAGGCCGGCTGCGCTGCCGTTGAGCTATCGGGTGGGCAGAAGCAGCGGGTGGCGATCGCTCGGGCGTTGATCAATGATCCTCAGGTTGTCTTCGCTGATGAACCCACCGGCAACCTGGACTCGGCCACCGGGGCGGTGGTCGAAGACCTCTTGTTCGCCCTGCACCGGGAGCAGGGAACCACCCTGGTGGTCGTCACCCATGACGAGGAGCTGGCGGGCCGATGCGACCGCCAGGTGCGGCTGCGCGACGGGCGGGTGCTGCCCACCGGTGCCGACCCGATCCCGGAACAGCCCCCCGTGCCCGATCTCGGGCATCAGTCCACACCCGGCGCCCGGCAGCGCTGCGGGTCCGCCCCGGTCATCGAGGACACTGCGGCGGCGGCGCTGGAGGGGTTGCGGTGA
- a CDS encoding glucose-1-phosphate adenylyltransferase family protein, with translation MRLPRILALVLAGGKGSRLGALTEDKVKPALPVAGTYRLIDVALSNLVHAHVSDVWVIQQYLPHGLNAHLANGRPWDLDRTHGGLQVLPPYQGAEGEGFAEGNADSIYRQKDLIREFAPDLVLVLSADHLYTINFLDVVDTHLEQGADLTMVTTEVAEDPSRYGVVQVDDDGVVTGFDYKPEDPRGRLVAGEMFLYDAARLLEALEELHERQGQLEDYGNDLVPWFVEHARVVEHRLEGYWMDLGTVQSYWTAHLQLLDGEGVALDDPDWPILTAQPQLVPARVAASAEVRGSMVAAGAVVAGTVEHSVLGPRVVVEAGAVVRHCVLLDGVHVPAGAVLVNVVAYAGARVPAGEHGRAGAVTLLDGTGAVASVEDFDRDAALPTGF, from the coding sequence ATGCGTCTTCCGAGGATCCTGGCCCTGGTCCTGGCCGGCGGCAAGGGCTCCCGCCTGGGCGCCCTGACCGAGGACAAGGTCAAGCCCGCGCTGCCCGTGGCGGGCACCTACCGGCTGATCGACGTGGCCCTGTCCAACCTCGTGCACGCCCACGTCTCCGACGTGTGGGTGATTCAGCAGTACCTGCCCCACGGCCTCAACGCCCACCTGGCCAACGGCCGCCCCTGGGACCTGGACCGCACCCACGGCGGGCTGCAGGTCCTGCCCCCGTACCAGGGCGCCGAGGGCGAGGGCTTCGCCGAGGGCAACGCCGACTCGATCTACCGGCAGAAGGACCTGATCCGCGAGTTCGCCCCGGACCTCGTGCTCGTGCTCAGCGCCGACCACCTCTACACGATCAACTTCCTCGACGTCGTCGACACCCACCTCGAGCAGGGCGCGGACCTGACCATGGTCACCACCGAGGTGGCCGAGGACCCCTCCCGCTACGGGGTCGTCCAGGTCGACGACGACGGGGTCGTGACCGGCTTCGACTACAAGCCGGAGGACCCGCGGGGCCGGCTCGTGGCGGGCGAGATGTTCCTCTACGACGCCGCCCGGCTGCTCGAGGCGCTCGAGGAGCTGCACGAGCGCCAGGGGCAGCTGGAGGACTACGGCAACGACCTCGTGCCGTGGTTCGTCGAGCACGCCCGGGTGGTCGAGCACCGGCTCGAGGGCTATTGGATGGACCTGGGCACGGTGCAGTCGTACTGGACCGCCCACCTGCAGCTGCTTGACGGCGAGGGCGTGGCCCTCGACGACCCCGACTGGCCGATCCTCACCGCCCAGCCGCAGCTGGTGCCCGCCCGCGTCGCCGCCTCGGCCGAGGTGCGCGGGTCGATGGTGGCCGCCGGGGCGGTCGTGGCCGGCACCGTGGAGCACTCGGTGCTCGGCCCGCGGGTCGTGGTCGAGGCGGGCGCCGTCGTGCGCCACTGCGTGCTGCTCGACGGGGTGCACGTGCCCGCGGGCGCGGTCCTGGTCAACGTGGTGGCCTACGCGGGCGCCCGCGTCCCGGCGGGCGAGCACGGGCGGGCGGGGGCCGTGACGCTGCTCGACGGGACGGGGGCGGTCGCCTCCGTCGAGGACTTCGACCGGGACGCCGCCCTGCCGACCGGCTTCTGA